A portion of the Cryptomeria japonica chromosome 5, Sugi_1.0, whole genome shotgun sequence genome contains these proteins:
- the LOC131074996 gene encoding uncharacterized protein LOC131074996 isoform X1 translates to MSVKLVSAYRGLARYSMANQMPRFPTLSELLEAAKTKNLFSPHHQQRRKPWQLSFFNAKFSGADISQPDKGLNFRLSQRLNCGRNGKSVQPNPILQKSFSNASGEDNLDAMVHDFIENGSAEQDLHCHELDNEELTSAESNLKVLLSQSSEEQDLYLATASIISTFSVASIDLPGHGSGCNGTCIRRLLIKHLKIAGYNAALCKVKWHSIDKVPGGCYEFIDVLLPSDDVNNHQRVIIDIDFQSQFTIARPVSQYEAILRLIPLIFVGSSTKLEQILQFMAEAAKVSLKQSSLIVPPWRKLEYIRAKWFSAYRRIICSDESSVSIQKNDCEYCRQHLQNLKTLLCTDEDR, encoded by the exons ATGTCCGTCAAGCTTGTTTCCGCTTATCGTGGATTGGCTCGATATTCCATGGCAAACC AAATGCCTAGGTTTCCGACGCTCTCGGAGCTTCTAGAAGCGGCCAAAACGAAAAACTTATTTTCTCCTCATCACCAGCAGCGGAGAAAGCCATGGCAGCTTTCATTTTTTAATGCGAAATTTTCTGGTGCAGATATTAGTCAGCCAGATAAGGGTTTGAACTTTCGGCTTTCTCAGCGGCTTAATTGCGGAAGAAATGGAAAATCTGTACAGCCCAATCCGATTTTGCAAAAGAGCTTCAGTAATGCCAGTGGTGAAGACAATCTGGACGCTATGGTTCACGATTTCATCGAGAACGGCAGCGCAGAGCAGGATTTGCACTGTCATGAGCTTGATAATGAAGAATTAACCTCTGCCGAAAGCAATCTAAAG GTTCTGCTGTCACAAAGCTCTGAAGAGCAAGATCTTTATCTTGCAACGGCGTCCATAATCTCCACGTTTAGTGTCGCCTCCATTGATCTACCCGGTCATGGGAGCGGCTGCAACGGCACCTGCATACGCCGTCTTTTAATAAAGCATCTCAAGATTGCAGGATATAATGCTGCTCTTTGCAAGGTGAAATGGCACAGCATAGACAAAGTACCGGGCGGCTGTTATGAATTCATAGACGTCTTACTTCCATCAGATGACGTGAACAATCACCAGCGCGTGATAATTGACATAGATTTTCAGTCTCAATTCACAATAGCAAGGCCTGTTTCTCAGTATGAGGCGATTTTGAGGCTGATTCCTTTGATCTTTGTAGGCTCCTCCACAAAATTGGAGCAAATATTACAGTTTATGGCCGAGGCTGCAAAAGTTTCGTTAAAACAGAGCTCTTTGATTGTTCCACCATGGAGAAAGTTGGAATACATACGCGCTAAATGGTTTTCGGCTTACAGAAGAATTATTTGCTCTGATGAATCTTCAGTTTCAATCCAAAAGAACGATTGTGAGTACTGCAGACAGCATTTGCAGAATCTCAAGACGTTATTGTGCACAGATGAGGACAGATAA
- the LOC131074996 gene encoding uncharacterized protein LOC131074996 isoform X2 has protein sequence MPRFPTLSELLEAAKTKNLFSPHHQQRRKPWQLSFFNAKFSGADISQPDKGLNFRLSQRLNCGRNGKSVQPNPILQKSFSNASGEDNLDAMVHDFIENGSAEQDLHCHELDNEELTSAESNLKVLLSQSSEEQDLYLATASIISTFSVASIDLPGHGSGCNGTCIRRLLIKHLKIAGYNAALCKVKWHSIDKVPGGCYEFIDVLLPSDDVNNHQRVIIDIDFQSQFTIARPVSQYEAILRLIPLIFVGSSTKLEQILQFMAEAAKVSLKQSSLIVPPWRKLEYIRAKWFSAYRRIICSDESSVSIQKNDCEYCRQHLQNLKTLLCTDEDR, from the exons ATGCCTAGGTTTCCGACGCTCTCGGAGCTTCTAGAAGCGGCCAAAACGAAAAACTTATTTTCTCCTCATCACCAGCAGCGGAGAAAGCCATGGCAGCTTTCATTTTTTAATGCGAAATTTTCTGGTGCAGATATTAGTCAGCCAGATAAGGGTTTGAACTTTCGGCTTTCTCAGCGGCTTAATTGCGGAAGAAATGGAAAATCTGTACAGCCCAATCCGATTTTGCAAAAGAGCTTCAGTAATGCCAGTGGTGAAGACAATCTGGACGCTATGGTTCACGATTTCATCGAGAACGGCAGCGCAGAGCAGGATTTGCACTGTCATGAGCTTGATAATGAAGAATTAACCTCTGCCGAAAGCAATCTAAAG GTTCTGCTGTCACAAAGCTCTGAAGAGCAAGATCTTTATCTTGCAACGGCGTCCATAATCTCCACGTTTAGTGTCGCCTCCATTGATCTACCCGGTCATGGGAGCGGCTGCAACGGCACCTGCATACGCCGTCTTTTAATAAAGCATCTCAAGATTGCAGGATATAATGCTGCTCTTTGCAAGGTGAAATGGCACAGCATAGACAAAGTACCGGGCGGCTGTTATGAATTCATAGACGTCTTACTTCCATCAGATGACGTGAACAATCACCAGCGCGTGATAATTGACATAGATTTTCAGTCTCAATTCACAATAGCAAGGCCTGTTTCTCAGTATGAGGCGATTTTGAGGCTGATTCCTTTGATCTTTGTAGGCTCCTCCACAAAATTGGAGCAAATATTACAGTTTATGGCCGAGGCTGCAAAAGTTTCGTTAAAACAGAGCTCTTTGATTGTTCCACCATGGAGAAAGTTGGAATACATACGCGCTAAATGGTTTTCGGCTTACAGAAGAATTATTTGCTCTGATGAATCTTCAGTTTCAATCCAAAAGAACGATTGTGAGTACTGCAGACAGCATTTGCAGAATCTCAAGACGTTATTGTGCACAGATGAGGACAGATAA